A single genomic interval of uncultured Desulfobacter sp. harbors:
- the acs gene encoding acetate--CoA ligase — protein MNENIFHAPDKFRENAWIKSMDEYKAMYKKSVEDPDGFWGEIAETFYWEKKWDKVRDFNYSMSKGPVFIEWFKNAKTNITYNCLDRHLDTRGDQAALIWEGNSPDEDMVITYRELHEKVCRFANALKESGVGKGDRVAIYLPMIPELAITMMACARIGAIHSIVFGGFSSEALANRIMDSHCKILVTSDGVMRGPKSIPLKGNADQALEMCEELGHTVGTCFVVNRTGSDVNMVENRDVWWHEAAQAQSAECPVEWMDAEDPLFILYTSGSTGTPKGVQHNVGGYMVYTGTTFKYVFDYQEGDVYWCTADIGWVTGHSYIVYGPLSQGATSIIFEGVPTYPDPGRFWATVDKWKVNQFYTAPTAIRSLMAQGEEWVTQYDLSSLRVLGSVGEPINPEAWQWYHKHVGKGQCPIVDTWWQTETGGIMISALPYAIDQKPGSATLPFFSVQPVVLSEDGKEMSGACEGILAIREPWPGQARTVYNNHDRFEMTYFQMFDGYYFAGDGCRRDEDGYIWITGRVDDVINVSGHRMSTAEVEAALGSHTDVAEAAVIGFPHDIKGQGIYAFVTLNIGVSTSDELIAALKQHVRKEIGPIATPDIINFASDLPKTRSGKIMRRILRKIATDEYDQLGDISTLSHPEVVDTLINSHKVLMQ, from the coding sequence ATGAACGAGAATATTTTTCATGCGCCGGATAAATTTCGTGAAAACGCCTGGATTAAATCCATGGACGAGTATAAGGCCATGTACAAAAAATCCGTGGAAGATCCTGATGGGTTCTGGGGTGAAATTGCAGAAACATTTTACTGGGAAAAAAAATGGGACAAGGTCCGGGATTTTAACTACAGCATGTCCAAGGGGCCGGTGTTCATTGAATGGTTTAAAAATGCCAAGACCAATATTACATATAACTGTTTGGATCGTCATCTGGATACCCGGGGCGACCAAGCCGCTTTGATTTGGGAGGGAAACAGTCCGGATGAGGATATGGTAATCACTTACCGTGAGCTTCATGAAAAAGTATGCCGCTTTGCCAATGCCCTGAAAGAAAGCGGGGTGGGCAAAGGCGATCGTGTGGCCATATACCTGCCGATGATTCCCGAACTGGCCATAACCATGATGGCCTGTGCCAGAATTGGGGCCATCCATTCCATTGTATTCGGGGGCTTTTCTTCCGAGGCCCTGGCTAACAGAATCATGGATTCCCATTGCAAGATTCTGGTGACATCGGATGGTGTCATGCGCGGACCCAAGTCCATTCCCCTCAAAGGCAATGCGGACCAGGCCCTTGAAATGTGCGAAGAGCTGGGACACACTGTCGGCACCTGTTTTGTGGTCAATCGAACCGGTTCCGACGTGAATATGGTAGAGAATCGGGATGTATGGTGGCACGAGGCTGCCCAGGCCCAGAGTGCTGAGTGCCCCGTGGAATGGATGGATGCCGAAGATCCGCTGTTTATTCTTTATACATCAGGCTCCACAGGCACCCCCAAGGGGGTTCAGCACAATGTCGGCGGATATATGGTGTATACCGGGACCACCTTTAAATATGTATTTGATTACCAGGAAGGCGATGTTTACTGGTGCACGGCAGATATCGGCTGGGTTACGGGCCATTCCTATATTGTTTACGGTCCGCTTTCCCAGGGTGCCACATCCATTATATTTGAAGGCGTACCCACCTATCCGGATCCCGGCAGGTTCTGGGCCACTGTTGACAAATGGAAAGTCAACCAGTTTTACACCGCCCCCACGGCCATTCGATCGCTCATGGCCCAGGGGGAGGAATGGGTGACACAATATGACCTTTCCTCACTGCGGGTTTTGGGATCCGTGGGTGAGCCCATCAACCCCGAGGCGTGGCAGTGGTACCATAAACATGTGGGAAAGGGGCAGTGCCCCATTGTAGATACCTGGTGGCAGACAGAGACCGGCGGCATCATGATTTCTGCTTTGCCCTATGCCATTGACCAGAAGCCCGGCTCCGCCACCCTGCCGTTTTTCTCCGTGCAGCCTGTGGTGCTTAGTGAAGACGGAAAAGAGATGTCAGGGGCCTGCGAGGGAATCCTTGCGATCAGGGAGCCCTGGCCCGGTCAGGCGCGCACGGTTTATAACAACCATGACCGGTTTGAAATGACCTATTTTCAAATGTTTGACGGATATTATTTTGCAGGAGACGGCTGTCGCAGGGATGAGGATGGCTATATTTGGATTACAGGCCGTGTGGATGACGTTATCAACGTGTCCGGACACCGTATGAGTACAGCAGAAGTGGAAGCCGCTCTGGGTAGTCATACTGATGTGGCCGAGGCCGCAGTCATCGGGTTTCCCCATGACATCAAAGGGCAGGGGATTTATGCGTTTGTTACCCTGAATATCGGCGTATCCACGTCCGATGAATTGATCGCTGCCCTGAAACAACATGTGAGAAAAGAAATCGGGCCCATTGCCACGCCGGACATCATCAACTTTGCCTCGGATCTGCCCAAGACTCGGTCCGGCAAGATCATGAGGCGTATTTTAAGAAAGATTGCAACGGATGAGTATGATCAGCTTGGCGATATATCCACCCTGTCACATCCTGAAGTTGTGGACACCTTGATCAACAGTCATAAGGTGTTGATGCAATAA
- a CDS encoding bifunctional sulfate adenylyltransferase/adenylylsulfate kinase, with protein MPQDTSLVNLLVDQERHISLKQLLSSLPDITLNLRQICDFELLTTGVFSPLKGFMTQEAYESVLDRMRLPSGEIWPVPICLDVSRDLSDRFEAGQSAVLRDPEGFPLGIMAIEDIWQADREKEAMAVYGTTDMTHDEVARLHGGRDRYYVGGSIEALNLPIHSDFKQIRNTPPEVRQQFCKLGWNRVVGFQTRQPIHRPQFELTIQAMKKAKANLLMLPIAGIPRPGDFDHYTRMRCYQKVATHYPPDTYMLNLLPLSTRLAGPRDAVLHMIIGKNFGCTHFVIGHNHATPGKDSCGNPFYDTPQVRELAQEAGKEIGIEPVFFEEMVYLPFEDEFKLASEVKDGQETLSFTNDHIRDRVRKGKHIPEWASFPEVIKELRRSYPSPVSQGFTVFLTGLSGAGKSTIAKVLYSKFMEIGTRPVTLLDGDIVRRNLSSELNFSKEHRDINVRRIGFVASEITKNRGVAICAPIAPYERTRSKIRTSIEAHGGFFEIHVATPISVCEKRDRKGMYAKAKAGLLKGFTGVDDPYEEPSNPELSIDTSNLTPDEAVQQILLLISEKGFV; from the coding sequence ATGCCCCAAGACACATCTCTTGTCAATCTTCTGGTGGATCAGGAACGTCATATATCACTTAAACAGTTATTGTCATCTTTACCGGATATTACATTGAATCTGCGTCAGATTTGTGATTTTGAATTATTGACCACAGGTGTGTTCAGTCCGCTGAAAGGATTTATGACCCAGGAGGCGTATGAAAGTGTTCTGGACCGCATGCGCCTGCCTTCTGGTGAAATTTGGCCCGTACCCATCTGTCTTGATGTTTCCCGGGATCTTTCAGACAGGTTTGAGGCCGGACAGTCCGCTGTGCTTCGTGACCCTGAAGGATTTCCCTTAGGTATCATGGCCATTGAGGACATCTGGCAGGCGGACCGGGAAAAAGAGGCCATGGCTGTTTACGGCACTACAGATATGACCCATGATGAGGTGGCCCGGCTTCATGGCGGACGCGATAGATACTACGTTGGCGGCAGTATTGAAGCGTTGAACCTGCCTATCCATTCTGATTTTAAACAGATCCGCAACACGCCTCCAGAGGTTCGGCAACAGTTTTGTAAGCTGGGATGGAATCGGGTTGTGGGGTTTCAGACCCGGCAGCCCATTCACCGTCCCCAGTTCGAGCTAACCATCCAGGCCATGAAAAAGGCAAAGGCAAACCTGTTGATGCTGCCCATTGCAGGCATCCCCAGACCCGGCGATTTTGATCATTATACCCGGATGCGTTGTTATCAAAAGGTGGCAACCCACTATCCCCCGGACACTTATATGCTTAATCTGCTGCCTTTATCCACCCGGCTGGCAGGTCCAAGGGATGCGGTGCTTCACATGATCATCGGGAAAAATTTTGGATGTACCCATTTTGTCATCGGGCATAACCATGCAACTCCGGGAAAAGACAGCTGCGGCAATCCGTTCTACGATACCCCCCAGGTCAGGGAGCTGGCCCAGGAGGCCGGCAAAGAGATCGGTATTGAGCCTGTATTTTTTGAAGAGATGGTCTATCTGCCCTTTGAGGATGAATTTAAGCTGGCCAGCGAGGTCAAGGACGGTCAGGAAACCCTCTCTTTTACCAATGACCATATTCGTGACCGGGTTCGAAAGGGCAAACATATACCGGAATGGGCCAGTTTCCCGGAAGTGATCAAAGAATTGCGGCGTTCCTATCCGTCCCCTGTCAGTCAGGGCTTTACCGTCTTTCTCACAGGGCTTTCCGGGGCGGGAAAATCCACCATTGCCAAGGTGTTGTATTCAAAATTTATGGAAATCGGCACCCGGCCTGTAACCCTTTTAGACGGCGATATTGTCCGGCGCAATCTGTCTTCAGAGCTTAATTTTTCCAAGGAACACCGTGATATTAATGTCCGGCGTATTGGGTTTGTGGCCTCTGAGATCACCAAGAACAGGGGTGTTGCCATCTGCGCCCCTATCGCCCCTTATGAGCGTACACGGTCAAAAATACGTACATCCATCGAAGCCCATGGCGGATTTTTTGAAATCCATGTGGCCACCCCCATCAGCGTGTGCGAAAAAAGGGACCGCAAAGGCATGTATGCCAAAGCCAAGGCAGGACTGCTTAAAGGCTTTACCGGGGTGGATGACCCATATGAGGAACCTTCAAACCCGGAGCTGTCCATTGACACCTCCAATCTGACCCCGGATGAGGCGGTTCAGCAGATTTTACTGCTGATTAGTGAAAAGGGGTTTGTGTAA
- a CDS encoding Stp1/IreP family PP2C-type Ser/Thr phosphatase, translating to MANYSFVGKTDRGLKRKNNEDAVLVNEQNGFGLVADGIGGSIGGDVASRIFADTARDVFAKAFALNESTYTSIQRVFLNANESILDYADRHPDCEGMGCTAELFAIEDNRYVLGHIGDSRTYRMRNNKLKQLTKDHSLVQEQLDQNLIKPEDVSNHALKNVILRAVGIKKDPTVDIIRGNLFSGDIFLLCSDGLSDLVDVETMEQHLLSTLPLKQKADLLIQEANNRGGKDNISVVLVQIS from the coding sequence ATGGCAAATTACAGCTTTGTTGGAAAAACCGACCGGGGTCTGAAACGTAAAAATAATGAAGATGCCGTTCTGGTCAATGAACAAAACGGATTCGGCCTTGTGGCTGACGGCATAGGCGGCTCTATAGGCGGCGACGTGGCCAGCCGCATATTTGCAGATACGGCCAGGGACGTGTTCGCCAAAGCATTCGCCCTGAATGAATCCACATATACCAGCATCCAGCGTGTATTCTTAAATGCCAATGAATCTATTCTGGACTATGCCGATAGACACCCCGATTGTGAAGGCATGGGGTGTACAGCTGAATTGTTTGCCATTGAAGATAATCGTTATGTGCTTGGCCATATTGGTGACAGCCGTACATACAGGATGAGAAACAATAAATTAAAACAACTGACCAAAGACCACTCCCTGGTTCAGGAGCAGCTTGACCAGAATCTGATCAAACCCGAGGATGTTAGCAACCATGCCTTGAAAAATGTAATTTTAAGAGCCGTTGGCATTAAAAAAGATCCAACCGTTGATATAATACGAGGCAACCTGTTTTCCGGCGATATTTTTCTGCTCTGTTCCGACGGTCTAAGCGACCTAGTGGACGTAGAAACAATGGAACAGCATCTTCTTTCAACCTTGCCCCTAAAACAAAAGGCCGATTTACTGATCCAGGAAGCCAACAATAGGGGCGGCAAAGATAATATCTCTGTTGTTCTGGTGCAAATCAGTTGA
- a CDS encoding protein kinase, which produces MLSNKNKESESGTLSRLLESNLYSSLSRVARGNQFLNRNRKPLIIYAIIFIGIGILCHILLKNAQDASRHEIYDSGVLSAETIAEKVTAPLLANDVLTLNVAVGELEKKHRPVFVAILDHDDKIIAHSDPDEIGKGYTEPANKILIRTDKAVSIDHMTIKGKSIICFSKVLVFSTVPIGKILFGIDAEQLDQTIAGYGRLIFIIWGICAVCFIAAVFFTDIHLKSKRQKALEEIEKTRKVGPYLLTKKFAQGGMAELYLAKYIKDGGFRRTVAVKKILPHLTENQDFVDMFIREARLAALLQHPNIVQIYDLINLHNTHFMAMEYVPGKNLAEVLAHEKKGLPVGMATFIIQKLSLGLYYSHTKTSDDTGEPLNIVHRDISTQNMLISFKGEVKISDFGISKARSEPSLTKAGVIKGKLSYLSPEQALGKEADHQSDLYALGIIFYEILSGKRLYKFENELEALSNLPKIIIPPINTVRTDIPDELNHIVMKCLEKDPRQRYDSGKEIYDDLAQFRKNQNISFDETNLIDFMTKNFK; this is translated from the coding sequence ATGCTGTCCAACAAAAACAAAGAATCTGAATCCGGCACCCTGTCCAGGTTACTCGAATCAAACCTATATTCAAGTCTGTCAAGAGTTGCCAGGGGGAATCAATTCTTAAACCGCAACCGCAAACCCTTAATTATATATGCCATTATATTTATTGGTATAGGTATCTTATGTCATATTTTATTAAAAAACGCCCAGGATGCAAGCCGGCATGAAATTTATGATTCAGGGGTGTTGTCTGCAGAAACAATAGCTGAAAAAGTGACGGCACCGTTGCTGGCAAACGATGTGCTTACACTGAATGTGGCAGTGGGAGAGCTGGAAAAAAAACATCGCCCGGTTTTTGTTGCCATTCTTGACCATGACGATAAAATTATAGCCCACAGTGACCCGGATGAAATCGGCAAGGGATATACGGAACCTGCTAATAAAATATTAATCCGTACTGACAAGGCGGTATCCATTGACCACATGACCATAAAGGGAAAAAGCATTATCTGTTTTTCCAAAGTGCTTGTTTTTTCAACTGTCCCCATTGGAAAGATTCTTTTTGGCATTGATGCGGAACAGCTGGATCAGACCATTGCAGGATATGGGCGGCTTATATTCATTATCTGGGGGATATGTGCCGTTTGTTTTATTGCAGCTGTTTTTTTTACAGATATACACCTTAAAAGCAAGCGGCAAAAAGCACTTGAAGAAATTGAAAAGACGCGTAAAGTCGGGCCATATCTGCTCACCAAAAAATTTGCCCAGGGCGGCATGGCCGAACTTTATCTTGCCAAATATATAAAAGACGGCGGCTTCAGGCGAACCGTAGCCGTAAAGAAAATTCTGCCCCATTTAACGGAAAATCAGGATTTTGTGGATATGTTCATCCGGGAGGCCCGATTGGCTGCACTTCTCCAGCATCCCAATATTGTCCAGATCTATGATTTAATTAACCTTCACAACACCCATTTTATGGCCATGGAATATGTCCCTGGGAAAAATCTTGCCGAAGTTCTTGCCCATGAAAAAAAAGGTCTGCCTGTGGGCATGGCCACATTCATCATTCAGAAACTCAGCCTTGGCCTTTATTATTCGCATACAAAAACCAGTGACGATACCGGGGAACCCTTGAATATTGTTCACAGGGACATCAGCACCCAGAACATGCTGATTTCATTTAAAGGGGAAGTCAAGATAAGCGATTTCGGTATTTCCAAAGCCCGGTCTGAGCCCAGCCTTACCAAGGCAGGTGTGATAAAGGGAAAATTATCATATCTGTCACCTGAACAGGCCTTGGGAAAAGAGGCAGACCATCAGTCAGACCTCTATGCCCTGGGGATTATCTTTTACGAAATATTGTCAGGAAAGCGCCTGTATAAATTTGAAAACGAGCTTGAAGCGTTGAGTAATCTACCTAAAATAATTATCCCCCCTATTAACACGGTTCGAACGGACATTCCCGATGAACTCAACCACATTGTCATGAAATGCCTGGAAAAAGATCCTCGACAGCGTTACGATTCGGGCAAGGAAATTTATGATGATCTGGCACAATTCAGAAAAAACCAGAACATCTCGTTTGACGAAACCAACTTGATTGATTTCATGACAAAGAACTTTAAATAA
- a CDS encoding polysaccharide deacetylase family protein — protein MGSFFFASCALTLQPIQDPTSLVYQSKKYVLYPRDQGVDLKDLARQYYGSEREIWRIEDAHDPHSPGSAAFITIPLKEKNKGGLFANGYQGVPILCYHKFLPNDPSPLNTPPDIFRQHLTFLKDNGFRTISPDMLLDFLRFRRQIPKKSVMVTIDDGYKSGLKTAAPILLEFGFSAIFFIYTDYIGVSDKALTWQDLRRLKADGFYIGSHSTSHSDLSRKLEEETNEEYQKRLYKEIVLSKQTIDRKLNQNTIIFSFPYGRYNKHVMALSRKAGYEMAVTVDRGGNPFFSNPLALKRDMILNKDIKTFKTRLHTFTELSLK, from the coding sequence ATGGGTTCATTTTTTTTTGCATCCTGTGCCTTAACCCTTCAGCCTATCCAGGATCCAACCTCCTTGGTGTATCAGTCAAAAAAATATGTATTGTATCCCAGAGACCAGGGTGTTGATTTAAAGGATCTGGCCAGGCAGTATTATGGCAGTGAAAGGGAAATATGGCGGATAGAGGATGCCCATGATCCGCATAGTCCGGGCAGCGCCGCTTTTATAACGATTCCGCTGAAAGAAAAGAACAAAGGCGGTTTGTTTGCCAACGGATACCAGGGGGTTCCCATTCTGTGTTACCATAAATTTCTTCCCAATGACCCATCGCCCTTAAATACACCTCCCGATATTTTCAGGCAGCACCTGACCTTTCTTAAGGATAATGGGTTCAGGACAATTTCACCTGATATGCTCCTGGATTTTTTAAGATTCAGGCGGCAGATTCCTAAAAAATCAGTCATGGTAACCATTGACGACGGGTATAAATCAGGGTTGAAAACAGCAGCCCCCATCCTTTTGGAATTTGGTTTTTCCGCTATTTTTTTTATTTACACGGACTATATCGGTGTGTCTGATAAGGCGCTGACATGGCAGGATCTTCGCCGGCTTAAAGCAGACGGATTTTATATTGGGTCCCATTCAACATCCCACAGCGATTTAAGCCGGAAATTGGAAGAAGAGACCAATGAAGAGTATCAAAAAAGGCTTTACAAGGAGATTGTCCTTTCAAAGCAGACTATAGACCGTAAACTGAACCAAAACACCATTATTTTTTCCTTTCCTTATGGGCGATATAATAAACATGTGATGGCGCTTTCAAGGAAGGCCGGTTATGAAATGGCAGTCACTGTGGACCGGGGCGGCAACCCCTTTTTTTCAAATCCCCTTGCATTGAAAAGGGATATGATATTAAACAAAGATATTAAGACCTTTAAAACCAGATTACATACATTTACCGAACTGTCTTTAAAGTGA
- a CDS encoding tetratricopeptide repeat protein yields the protein MNTKKKLFALLLSLCLLSSCVAQQAAKKTEEPTLTEQYIMKGKSYEDQGRLQSALEQYELALTVDANNRSALNHKKKVEAALYKIARQHYEKGLAFDEQGRYDLARKQYLSALQNWPDYTEAKEKLTPGGVSLDSDNYILHTLRKGQSVSKLSQIYYGDLKYYPIIGKFNNMADVTRVRVGERLKIPALYGLTVKDLKEKHDLYIKDRKGMLEKKTDLLQPEVVEPAKPAEPPQEPDTPEILEIPDDTAKTPEPSDVPEPSDATEIPVSPEEPEEPESVPVEESTPVPPVETNIDYDKAMAFFQQKKYGQAIPLFKKAEAADPDNRRIGTNLFESYFQQGLIQFNKEQYLEARQSFSSAVQYNDACDQCRTYIKTCEDTFKEKHYNLGIHYFGKEQLEQAINEWEQVEDIDPEYKDVQSNLKKARTLYERLESIKRSNIKSNKP from the coding sequence ATGAATACAAAAAAAAAATTATTTGCATTGCTGTTGTCACTGTGTCTTTTGTCAAGCTGCGTAGCCCAGCAGGCGGCAAAAAAAACCGAAGAACCCACCCTGACCGAACAATATATTATGAAGGGTAAATCATATGAAGATCAGGGCCGGCTTCAAAGTGCGCTGGAGCAATATGAGCTGGCATTGACAGTGGACGCGAATAATCGATCTGCTTTAAACCACAAGAAAAAGGTGGAAGCCGCTCTTTACAAAATAGCCCGGCAACACTATGAAAAAGGCTTGGCCTTTGATGAACAGGGCCGGTATGATTTGGCAAGAAAGCAATATTTAAGTGCGCTTCAAAACTGGCCGGATTATACTGAGGCCAAAGAGAAACTAACTCCCGGTGGGGTGTCCCTGGATTCAGACAACTATATTCTACACACACTGCGTAAAGGGCAAAGTGTTTCCAAGTTGAGTCAAATTTATTACGGAGATCTGAAATATTATCCCATTATTGGAAAATTCAACAATATGGCCGATGTCACCCGGGTTCGTGTTGGGGAAAGACTCAAAATTCCGGCCCTCTACGGGTTAACCGTTAAAGATCTCAAAGAAAAGCATGATCTCTATATAAAAGATAGGAAGGGCATGCTTGAAAAGAAAACAGATTTGTTGCAACCCGAAGTCGTCGAGCCTGCGAAACCCGCAGAGCCGCCCCAGGAGCCTGATACTCCTGAGATACTTGAAATACCGGATGATACCGCCAAGACGCCTGAACCATCTGATGTACCCGAACCATCTGATGCAACTGAAATTCCCGTAAGCCCGGAAGAGCCGGAAGAACCGGAATCTGTCCCTGTTGAAGAAAGTACACCGGTTCCGCCTGTTGAAACAAATATCGACTATGACAAGGCCATGGCCTTTTTTCAACAGAAAAAATATGGTCAGGCCATCCCGCTTTTCAAAAAAGCAGAAGCTGCGGATCCGGACAACCGCCGGATTGGTACCAATCTGTTTGAAAGCTATTTTCAGCAGGGACTGATCCAGTTTAATAAAGAACAGTATCTTGAAGCCAGACAGAGCTTTTCATCGGCGGTGCAGTATAATGATGCCTGTGATCAATGCCGCACCTACATTAAAACATGTGAAGATACCTTCAAAGAAAAGCACTACAACCTTGGTATCCATTATTTTGGCAAAGAGCAGCTTGAACAGGCCATAAACGAATGGGAACAGGTTGAAGATATTGATCCCGAATATAAAGATGTCCAGTCCAACCTGAAAAAAGCCCGGACCCTTTATGAAAGACTGGAAAGCATTAAACGGAGTAATATCAAATCAAACAAGCCTTGA
- a CDS encoding FHA domain-containing protein has protein sequence MKPSASIIVKLVHIHGPLKGTIQEFSGPEISIGRHPSCDLIFPKDLVVLSRRHARIIREGNRFKIIDSSINGTYLNKDRVSDAFLKNGDVITLTQGGPKISFLTQVGESIEIHTAPPFIPTATPAPPPSPDPVVDNTVPDSEIPATPVVSPADPVPLSEPVPPPVPPTPDPVPSRQIQRVKAPLVIQYGAILQSFSELPVTIGTDASCDLTLSHPSLAPKHVQFAFIGGQYMVKDLSGRDMLRVNGRPVTSISPIAPEDTIAFTPDGPAFQFMTGGRMAEINTTADIEPIASDSMETETKEEAPKKKRKSLLKSIFSREPK, from the coding sequence ATGAAACCTTCTGCGTCCATCATTGTTAAATTGGTTCACATTCATGGCCCGTTAAAGGGGACAATACAGGAATTTTCCGGTCCGGAGATTTCCATCGGCCGTCATCCCTCCTGTGATCTCATTTTCCCAAAGGACCTTGTGGTGCTGTCCAGGCGGCATGCAAGGATTATCAGGGAAGGAAACCGGTTTAAAATAATTGATTCCAGCATCAATGGAACCTATCTTAACAAAGACAGGGTCAGCGATGCCTTTCTTAAAAACGGTGATGTAATTACTTTAACCCAGGGCGGTCCCAAAATTAGTTTCCTGACCCAGGTTGGAGAATCAATTGAAATCCACACCGCCCCGCCTTTTATACCCACAGCAACGCCTGCTCCACCTCCTTCGCCAGACCCTGTTGTGGACAATACGGTTCCTGATTCTGAAATCCCTGCCACACCTGTTGTATCTCCTGCCGACCCCGTTCCCCTGTCTGAGCCCGTACCCCCTCCCGTTCCACCGACGCCGGATCCTGTACCGTCACGTCAGATTCAACGCGTTAAAGCGCCCCTGGTTATTCAATATGGCGCCATCCTTCAGTCCTTCAGTGAGCTTCCCGTAACCATTGGAACCGACGCCTCATGTGATTTAACATTGTCCCATCCATCATTGGCACCAAAGCATGTCCAGTTTGCATTTATCGGTGGTCAGTACATGGTAAAAGACCTTTCCGGGCGTGATATGCTCAGGGTAAATGGCCGGCCGGTTACATCCATTTCGCCTATTGCGCCTGAAGATACGATCGCTTTTACCCCTGATGGCCCTGCATTTCAATTTATGACAGGCGGGCGTATGGCTGAAATAAATACGACAGCGGACATTGAGCCTATCGCATCTGATTCTATGGAAACTGAAACCAAGGAAGAGGCGCCAAAAAAGAAGCGTAAGTCTTTACTGAAAAGCATTTTCAGCAGAGAACCAAAATAG
- the tssA gene encoding type VI secretion system protein TssA, whose protein sequence is MNNFDLNTLLTDISSDAPCGEDISFDADFLELERLIEGKAETQVGEHVQEAVEPDWKKVRQLSLELLKRSLDLRLIIYLSAAMLRLEGISGFRSGLALLKGLVEQYWDHLFPQLDPEDGNDPLERMNIIGSLSPPITVMNDPMEFIPRLMAVPLCEPDDPRLPHVSLRHMLIQSGEISSSETVAGHAPSLPLIDAAFEQTDSGRLKNIDQSIGECLEHLNALDQALVSNVGTSVAPSFSRLDHVLKQMRSKTAMYLERRGYGTSDDTLPKLSDATAQNDFDENGSKIKGPPLNTENQSKKDNGARGCQLSGSITSSREVLKALDMIVAYYAQNEPSSPIPLLIKRAKRLVGKSFVDIIRDLSPDAMSQVKMVSGDEDQPED, encoded by the coding sequence GTGAACAATTTTGACCTTAATACACTCCTGACCGACATTTCTTCCGACGCTCCTTGTGGCGAGGATATCTCTTTTGATGCCGATTTTCTAGAACTTGAACGTCTTATTGAAGGAAAAGCCGAAACCCAGGTCGGGGAACACGTTCAGGAAGCCGTAGAGCCTGATTGGAAAAAAGTTCGCCAATTGAGCCTTGAGCTTCTCAAGCGCAGCCTGGATCTCAGGCTGATAATTTACTTGTCCGCTGCAATGCTTCGCCTGGAGGGGATATCAGGTTTTAGGAGTGGTTTGGCACTACTCAAAGGTCTTGTAGAGCAATACTGGGACCATTTATTTCCACAATTGGACCCCGAAGATGGCAATGATCCCCTTGAACGAATGAACATTATCGGTTCCCTGTCTCCGCCAATAACTGTAATGAATGATCCCATGGAGTTTATCCCCCGATTGATGGCGGTGCCTTTGTGCGAGCCTGACGACCCGCGTCTGCCCCACGTAAGCCTGCGCCACATGTTGATCCAGTCCGGCGAAATATCGTCCAGCGAGACAGTGGCGGGGCACGCACCGTCTTTGCCGCTTATTGATGCGGCCTTTGAACAAACAGATTCCGGGAGATTAAAAAACATTGATCAGTCAATTGGTGAATGCCTTGAGCATCTCAATGCGTTGGACCAGGCATTGGTCAGCAACGTGGGAACCTCCGTCGCACCTAGTTTCAGCCGACTGGATCATGTGTTAAAACAAATGCGGTCTAAGACGGCAATGTATCTGGAACGAAGGGGATATGGTACATCGGATGATACTTTGCCGAAACTGTCAGATGCAACCGCGCAAAACGATTTTGATGAGAATGGATCGAAAATAAAGGGGCCGCCATTGAATACTGAAAATCAGTCAAAAAAAGATAATGGCGCCCGGGGATGTCAATTATCCGGCAGCATCACGTCGAGCCGGGAAGTGCTGAAGGCGCTGGATATGATTGTGGCGTATTACGCACAGAATGAGCCTTCTAGCCCTATCCCCCTGTTGATTAAACGGGCCAAACGTCTGGTCGGAAAGAGTTTTGTCGATATCATTCGAGACCTTTCTCCAGACGCCATGTCCCAGGTGAAAATGGTCAGCGGTGATGAGGATCAACCGGAAGATTGA